The Candida dubliniensis CD36 chromosome 2, complete sequence genome contains a region encoding:
- a CDS encoding chromosome segregation/replication protein, putative (Similar to S. cerevisiae CSM3), protein MSYVMDETEEGINVDNSQHDLELDRDFAVQQRPQTQEDDGDLLGLDKPIKLKTRVKIAKVDNQRIFNHNGIPLLVKTHSKLLRTLKKNDKSFYSEPRSSISKSQKFDHEYENLSSVLQFYQLWCHGLFPKATFKDCIHLIRALGARSPQLRLYRRELIEAELHKLKVAKGIITDENQDRPHIPEQENTAEPSNDEWNSMHMSALVPDSSNHNGLFVDSNSNEDFDAVDTASSTNRAPLSNEDKIEQVNVTPSDTHNNEDDSDDPFSDNDDINIDVDTENLQPGSGTQHQDLSKETIDGNDEALELELMREYSV, encoded by the coding sequence ATGTCATACGTGATGGATGAAACAGAAGAAGGAATAAACGTAGACAATTCACAACACGATCTAGAACTTGATAGAGATTTTGCAGTTCAACAACGTCCACAGACACAAGAAGATGACGGTGATTTACTTGGGTTGGACAAACCAATCAAACTAAAAACGCGTGTCAAAATAGCTAAAGTTGATAATCAGAGAATTTTCAATCATAATGGTATACCACTACTTGTGAAAACACATTCCAAATTGTTACGGACACTTAAGAAAAATGACAAAAGTTTTTATTCAGAGCCAAGAAGCTCAATTTCGAAAAGCCAGAAATTTGACCACGAGTATGAGAACTTGAGTTCAGTATTGCAATTCTATCAATTGTGGTGTCATGGTTTGTTTCCAAAGGCAACTTTCAAAGATTGCATCCACTTAATTCGGGCGCTCGGTGCGAGGTCACCACAGCTTAGATTGTATAGAAGAGAATTAATAGAAGCAGAGTTGCATAAATTAAAAGTTGCCAAGGGAATAATAACAGATGAAAACCAAGACAGGCCACATATCCCAGAACAAGAGAATACAGCCGAGCCAAGTAATGATGAATGGAATTCTATGCACATGTCAGCTTTGGTACCAGATTCTTCCAACCACAATGGTCTCTTTGTTGATTCCAACAGTAATGAAGACTTTGATGCAGTAGATACTGCTAGTTCAACGAACAGGGCACCATTATCTAATGAAGATAAGATTGAACAAGTAAATGTTACGCCTTCAGACACACACAATAATGAGGATGACTCTGATGACCCTTTTAGTGACAATGatgatataaatattgatgTTGACACTGAGAATTTGCAGCCAGGATCCGGTACACAACATCAAGACCTTTCCAAGGAAACAATTGATGGAAATGATGAAGCCTTGGAACTAGAACTAATGAGAGAGTATAGtgtataa
- a CDS encoding dolichyl-phosphate-mannose--protein mannosyltransferase, putative (Similar to S. cerevisiae PMT4) → MSQTLKKRGSNSVGRKSPAASTIEFDDKKPEFDLNAVVPSKEPEYKYLAALTLVTLLAIYTRFTKLGTPNKVVFDEVHFGKFASYYLERTYFFDLHPPFAKLLIAFVGWLIGYDGKFKFEAIGDSYIENNVPYIAYRSLSAIQGAAIVPIMFLTMKTLGFSVAACLFSSIIVCFDNAQVTDSRLILLDATLILSVALTIFSYSKFSTFRKQPFSSKWWTWLLATGVSLSCVISTKYVGVFTYLTIGIAVIHELWILLDYRKGLTLQEFAKHFFARLWALIIVPFCIYLYWFYLHFAILTRSGPGDAFMSSEFQETLLESPLAAHSKQVQYFDQITIKHKDTGAFLHSHQHEYPLRYEDGRISSNGQQVTCVVDENAANDPNNQWEIVPTVEGANKGTKVYTNDIVRFRHIGTGGYLLTHDVASPLKPTNEEFTVVYDDAAQQRYNETLFRLRLHVPGSNPKKEKNKKEIKTLATDLRILHVDTVVAMWTHNDELLPEWAFNQQEVSGNKKIPDKDNIWNFDLITNLQSTDPRNQYVPKKVKTLPFLRKWWELQMLMFHHNNQLSSEHPFATQPGEWPLALSGVSFYNDNTEKKQIFFIGNIFGFWLEVCFLSIYIGILLADQITRRRNIHVLSDRARSRLYNTLGFLFVGWAAHYLPFFLMNRQKFLHHYLPAHLVAALFSGGLVEFICSNNSARPNGKPIGVNKYKIIAVVAVCSTSIIWFFFYFRPLTYGDVYLTPEEIKARQWLDIKLHYGK, encoded by the coding sequence ATGTCACAGACCTTAAAAAAGAGAGGCAGTAACAGTGTTGGGAGGAAATCGCCAGCAGCTTCTAccattgaatttgatgataaGAAACCCGagtttgatttgaatgCAGTTGTCCCTTCAAAAGAACCAGAATATAAATACTTGGCAGCTCTAACCTTGGTAACCCTTCTAGCAATTTATACTCGATTCACAAAATTAGGCACTCCAAACAAAGTTGTTTTTGATGAAGTCCATTTCGGTAAGTTTGCGTCCTACTATTTGGAACGTActtatttctttgatttgcATCCACCTTTTGCCAAATTGTTAATTGCATTTGTCGGATGGCTTATTGGATATGATggtaaatttaaattcGAAGCTATTGGTGACTCTTacattgaaaataatgttCCCTATATTGCATACAGATCTTTACTGGCCATTCAAGGTGCAGCAATCGTTCCAATCATGTTTTTAACCATGAAAACTTTGGGGTTCTCTGTTGCAGCTTGTTTGTTCTCCAGCATAATTGTTTGCTTTGATAACGCCCAGGTCACTGATTCaagattgattttattagatGCCACCTTAATTCTCAGTGTTGCATTGACTATCTTTTCGTATTCCAAATTTTCGACATTTAGAAAGCAGCCCTTTTCTTCGAAATGGTGGACTTGGTTGTTAGCCACAGGTGTATCCTTATCATGTGTCATTTCCACTAAATATGTTGGTGTCTTCACATATCTTACCATTGGTATTGCCGTTATTCACGAATTGTGGATTTTGTTAGACTATAGAAAAGGGTTGACCTTACAAGAATTTGCAAAGCACTTTTTTGCCAGATTATGGGCTCTCATAATTGTTCCATTTTGCATCTATTTGTATTGGTTCTACTTGCATTTTGCAATTTTGACTAGATCTGGTCCTGGTGACGCATTTATGTCTAGTGAATTCCAGGAAACTTTGTTGGAGTCACCGCTAGCTGCTCACTCCAAGCAAGTGCAAtattttgatcaaattaCTATCAAACACAAAGATACTGGTGCATTTTTACATTCACACCAACACGAATATCCATTACGTTACGAAGATGGAAGAATTTCTTCCAATGGACAGCAAGTTACTTGTGTAGTAGATGAAAACGCAGCCAATGATCCAAACAACCAATGGGAAATAGTTCCAACTGTTGAAGGAGCCAACAAGGGTACAAAAGTTTACACAAATGACATTGTCAGATTCAGACACATTGGTACCGGTGGTTATTTATTAACTCACGATGTGGCTTCACCTTTGAAACCAACCAATGAAGAGTTTACTGTTGTTTATGACGATGCTGCCCAACAACGTTACAATGAGACATTATTTAGATTGAGATTGCATGTTCCAGGATCAAAcccaaagaaagaaaagaataaaaaagaaattaaaacattGGCAACTGACTTGAGAATTTTGCATGTTGATACTGTAGTTGCCATGTGGACCcataatgatgaattattacCAGAATGGGCATTCAACCAACAAGAAGTCAGtggtaataaaaaaatcCCAGATAAGGACAATATTTGGAATTTCGATTTGATCACCAATTTGCAAAGTACCGATCCAAGAAATCAATATGTTCCTAAAAAAGTCAAGACTTTGCCATTTTTAAGAAAGTGGTGGGAATTGCAAATGTTAATGTTTCATCATAATAACCAGTTATCATCAGAACATCCATTTGCAACACAACCTGGCGAATGGCCATTGGCATTGTCGGGAGTTTCCTTCTACAACGATAATACCGAGAAAAAgcaaattttctttattggtAACATCTTTGGATTTTGGTTAGAAGTTTGTTTCTTGTCAATTTATATTGGTATTTTATTGGCTGATCAAATAACACGTCGTCGTAACATACATGTGTTGAGTGACAGAGCAAGATCAAGATTGTACAACACTTTGggatttttgtttgttggcTGGGCTGCCCATTACTTGCCATTCTTTTTGATGAATCGTCAAAAGTTCTTGCATCATTACTTACCAGCACATTTAGTGGCTGCATTGTTTTCTGGTGGACTAGTTGAATTCATTTGCTCCAACAACTCAGCCAGACCAAATGGCAAGCCTATTGGGGTCAACAAATACAAGAttattgctgttgttgcagTTTGTTCTACTTCTATTATCTGgttctttttctatttcaGACCACTTACCTACGGCGATGTTTACTTGACTCCTGAGGAAATTAAAGCTAGACAATGGTTAGACATCAAGTTGCATTATGGTAAATAG
- the ScFAA2 gene encoding fatty acid activator [2], putative, which produces MPVLLKEPPEHIYHTIQRQNLNPRQISNNVAITSSQEPGHSHVYRNAYNPKHLFATPYPGIDTLYDTFELSAAVNGDKPCLGSRIENSDGTFGAYEFQTYNEIRERRNNLGSGIFYVLENNPYKTSSDVHQRLRYDSDKGKNSFVLTVYSHNRPEWALCDLTCVAYSITNTALYSTLGPDTSEYILELTESPIVVCTKDKVIDLIKLKKNNPQKLSNLIAIISMDKLEMEDNRLKSLAHENSISLFDIGQVEKLGSIHPLEPIPPKPDDAFTISFTSGTTGAAPKGVVLTHKNLVCGVTAHIAGFRLVPGRVHYSFLPLAHIYERVFLQFGLLSGMKIGYPQGPSPTTLLEDIKVLEPTFLCLVPRVFTKLEAAIKAQTVESDKPLMRYLFTNAINNKLELQQQEEHVNPSNLAYDWLLNMLRKKIGMKNVEFFVTGSAPLAEETYFFLRAALNLPLGFHSGYGLTESVSGCSVSPGHANKFSSGPMGMSTEMRLRDIPEMGYFAKDEVGPRGELLLRGPQIFPHYYKNPEETAKTFDENGWFCTGDVAHIDATTGRINIIDRVKNFFKLAQGEYVSPEKIEGLYLAQFPYISQLFVHGNSLQTYLVGVVGLDPTTIASYIKKRFHDKIEKEEDIIQFLNSPQNKKIMLQDMNKVIAKELQGFEKLHNITVSFEPLTIEKGVITPTMKIRRPIAAKYFQNEIDQMYEEGSLVKNGGL; this is translated from the coding sequence ATGCCagtattattaaaagaacCCCCAGAACATATCTACCATACAATCCAAAGACAAAATCTCAACCCAAGGCAAATCTCGAACAATGTGGCCATTACCAGCTCTCAAGAACCAGGCCATTCCCACGTTTACAGAAATGCTTATAACCCTAAGCACTTGTTTGCAACTCCATACCCTGGAATCGACACGTTGTATGATACTTTTGAATTAAGTGCTGCGGTAAATGGTGACAAACCTTGTCTTGGTAgtagaattgaaaatagcGACGGCACTTTTGGAGCATACGAGTTTCAAACATACAATGAAATACgtgaaagaagaaacaacCTTGGATCAGGTATTTTCTATGTGTTGGAGAATAATCCCTACAAGACTAGCAGCGATGTTCATCAAAGATTGAGGTATGATTCAGATAAGGGCAAAAATTCATTTGTACTTACTGTTTACTCACATAATCGTCCAGAATGGGCGTTGTGTGACTTGACTTGTGTTGCCTACTCAATTACCAATACTGCGTTGTATAGTACACTAGGTCCAGATACGAGTGAATACATTTTGGAATTGACTGAGTCCCCAATAGTTGTTTGCACAAAAGATAaagttattgatttaatcaaattaaagaagaacaaCCCCCAAAAATTACTGAATTTGATTGCTATCATCTCCATGGACAAATTGGAAATGGAAGATAACAGATTAAAGTCTTTAGCCCATGAAAACTCAATTAGTTTGTTTGATATTGGGcaagttgaaaaattaggGTCAATCCATCCGTTGGAACCAATTCCACCAAAACCTGACGATGCTTTTACCATCTCGTTTACTTCTGGTACCACTGGTGCTGCGCCTAAGGGGGTTGTTTTAACCCACAAAAATTTGGTGTGCGGAGTTACTGCTCACATTGCTGGGTTTCGTTTGGTGCCAGGACGTGTTCATTACAGCTTTTTGCCTTTGGCTCACATATACGAGAGAGtgtttcttcaatttgGCTTATTATCTGGTATGAAAATTGGTTACCCACAAGGTCCACTGCCAACAACTTTGTTGGAGGACATTAAGGTATTAGAACCAACATTTTTGTGCTTGGTGCCAAGGGTTTTTACAAAGTTGGAGGCAGCAATTAAAGCCCAAACAGTGGAAAGTGACAAGCCGTTGATGAGGTATTTGTTTACAAATgccattaataataaattagagttgcaacaacaagaagaacaCGTAAATCCTAGCAATTTAGCTTACGATTGGTTGTTGAACATGTTAAGGAAAAAAATAGGTATGAAAAATGTAGAGTTTTTTGTTACAGGGTCTGCACCACTTGCAGAGGAAActtatttcttcttgagGGCAGCTTTGAATTTACCACTCGGATTCCACTCAGGATATGGATTAACCGAAAGTGTTAGTGGTTGCTCAGTATCTCCTGGCCATGCCAACAAATTCTCATCGGGGCCAATGGGTATGTCAACTGAAATGCGATTGAGAGACATTCCAGAAATGGGATACTTTGCTAAAGATGAAGTGGGTCCTCGTGGAGAATTGTTATTAAGAGGACCTCAAATTTTCCCTCATTATTACAAAAACCCTGAGGAAACAGCCAAGacttttgatgaaaatggcTGGTTCTGCACTGGTGATGTTGCACACATTGATGCAACCACTGGAagaatcaatattattgatagGGTGaaaaactttttcaaattggcACAAGGGGAATATGTAAGTCCAGAAAAGATCGAAGGGTTGTATTTGGCACAGTTCCCTTATATCTCGCAATTGTTTGTTCATGGTAATTCATTACAAACATATCTTGTTGGTGTTGTAGGGCTAGACCCAACAACTATTGCCAGTTACATTAAGAAGAGATTCCATGATaagattgaaaaagagGAAGATATTATTCAGTTTTTGAACTCCCCccagaataaaaaaatcatgTTACAGGATATGAACAAGGTCATTGCTAAAGAGTTGCAaggatttgaaaaattgcaTAATATCACAGTGTCTTTTGAACCCTTGACAATTGAAAAGGGTGTTATCAcaccaacaatgaaaatCAGAAGACCAATTGCTGCAAAATACTtccaaaatgaaattgatcaaatgtACGAAGAAGGTTCTTTGGTAAAAAATGGAGGTTTATAG
- a CDS encoding thiamine kinase, putative (Similar to S. pombe TNR3) → MTLSLIDVINEVDSFRFNNAYYKLLTHDSSAVLGYIAPFVAQFFQHTPSFEFDGDAKTIKIGSEYDSFEKRNALFQNVGNQWRQHPEFHELLDKGWRNELYTVYNPSSVPYVLIERAFSVLLGVVTYGVHINGYVPPENSSNGKLKFWVPRRSATKPTYPGKLDNTVAGGLGYPYGLNETVIKECFEEAGLKEEFVKSHITSTGVVSYMYLTKDGRVQPEVEYTYDLKFDNEENIIKPQDGEAEDFQLLEVDQVLEKLHNKEFKPNCGLIIVDFLIRHGYITPENEPNYLEIVSRCHVSMPFACR, encoded by the coding sequence ATGACATTGTCTTTGATAGATGTTATAAATGAAGTTGATTCTTTTCGATTTAACAATGCTTACTACAAATTGTTAACTCACGACTCTAGTGCAGTTTTGGGGTACATTGCACCTTTTGTTGCGCAGTTCTTTCAGCACACTCcatcatttgaatttgatggCGATGCCAAGACCATAAAGATAGGAAGCGAATATGATTCCTTTGAGAAACGGAATGCCCTTTTCCAAAATGTTGGTAATCAATGGAGACAGCATCCTGAGTTTCACGAATTGCTTGACAAAGGCTGGAGAAATGAGTTGTACACTGTCTATAACCCGAGCAGTGTCCCGTACGTGTTAATTGAACGTGCATTCTCGGTTTTATTGGGGGTGGTGACGTATGGTGTACATATAAATGGATATGTACCTCCAGAGAATTCATCAAATgggaaattgaaattctgGGTTCCTCGAAGATCAGCAACAAAACCAACTTATCCAGGAAAATTGGACAATACCGTTGCAGGTGGATTGGGATATCCCTATGGTTTGAATGAAACAGTCATTAAGGAATGCTTTGAGGAAGCAGGATTGAAGGAGGAATTTGTAAAGTCGCATATTACCAGTACTGGTGTTGTATCATACATGTATTTGACAAAAGATGGAAGAGTACAGCCAGAGGTAGAGTATACTTATGATCTCAAATTTGacaatgaagaaaatattatcaaacCGCAAGATGGGGAAGCTGAAGATTTTCAGCTTTTGGAAGTCGATCAGGTATTGGAAAAGCTTCATAATAAGGAGTTTAAACCAAATTGTGGGTTGATAATAGTCGATTTTTTGATTAGGCATGGGTATATTACCCCAGAGAATGAGCCAAATTATTTAGAAATCGTATCTAGATGTCATGTTTCAATGCCATTTGCTTGTAGGTAG
- a CDS encoding exopolypase, putative (Similar to S. cerevisiae PPX1): MSIKSYLTNLRQQLKSKSLSYPFTIVTGNQSADMDSVVSALAFAYFSNLHTKEYIIPLINIPRNDLKLRRDIVILLKYYSITEDLLFFVEDFQIFVKESDQLLINLVDHNNIQGDEQHEAFGAGKLKVVGIIDHHEDEGQFVDSQPRIIRTCGSNSSLVFNYFYNEFFKSKDPKFLETQLEAIKLLMGPLLIDTSCMTQKVEEPDTAAFSVYQKALAGDEKFIQLFADSGDKDPYANYYSTLKAAKKDVSGFKFVDLLRKDYKQFTFHGGDKVGFSSVTKSFKWIVANYSKDEIERTFIETLEGNNIDLMIIGTHFTRKDNGQYTREFGYYYQKSGNEKFDNLYNLAEKKLQLNNDIYGADKIESTLETLGNRGNFKVFNQGNISASRKQVVPIVKEILEN; encoded by the coding sequence AtgtcaattaaatcatacTTGACAAATCTAAGACAGCAATTGAAATCCAAGTCTTTAAGCTATCCATTTACCATTGTCACTGGTAATCAGTCGGCAGACATGGATTCAGTTGTTAGTGCTTTAGCTTTTGCTTATTTCTCCAATTTGCATACCAAGGAGTATATAATTCCATTGATTAATATCCCTAgaaatgatttgaaattaagaAGAGACATAgtgatattattaaagtATTATTCTATTACCGAGgatcttttattttttgtagAGGATTTCCAAATCTTTGTCAAAGAATCagatcaattattaatcaatttagtTGATCACAATAACATCCAAGGAGATGAGCAACATGAAGCTTTTGGAGCCGGAAAGCTCAAAGTGGTAGGAATTATTGACCATCATGAAGATGAAGGACAGTTTGTTGATTCCCAACCAAGAATTATACGTACTTGTGGATCAAACTCCAGTTTggttttcaattatttttacaATGAGTTTTTTAAAAGTAAGGACCCAAAATTCTTAGAGACTCAGCTTGAAGCTATAAAGTTATTGATGGGACCTTTATTGATTGACACATCCTGTATGACCCAAAAAGTTGAAGAACCAGATACAGCTGCCTTCTCTGTTTACCAAAAGGCATTGGCCGGTGACGagaaatttattcaattatttgcAGATTCCGGAGATAAAGATCCATATGCCAATTACTATTCTACTTTAAAGGCAGCCAAGAAGGATGTCTCAGGATTCAAATTTGTTGACCTTTTGCGCAAGGACTACAAGCAGTTTACATTTCATGGAGGTGACAAAGTAGGATTCAGTTCAGTTACTAAGTCATTCAAATGGATCGTGGCCAATTATTCCAAGGACGAAATTGAAAGAACATTCATAGAAACTCTTGAAGGGaacaatattgatttaatgatCATTGGAACGCATTTCACTAGGAAAGACAATGGTCAGTACACAAGAGAATTTGGTTACTATTACCAAAAACTgggaaatgaaaaattcgACAATTTGTACAATTTGGCAGAGAAAAAATTGCAActtaataatgatatttatgGCGCTGACAAGATTGAATCAACACTTGAAACTCTAGGCAACCGGGGAAATTTCAAAGTATTTAACCAAGGTAATATAAGCGCCTCAAGAAAGCAAGTTGTTCCAATTGTAAAGGAGATTCTCGAGAATTGA
- a CDS encoding N-acetyltransferase, putative (Similar to S. cerevisiae SLI1;~In S. cerevisiae, confers resistance to the sphingolipid biosynthesis inhibitor myriocin (ISP-1) by converting it into N-acetyl-myriocin, co-operates with Ypk1p in mediating resistance to myriocin) translates to MISLRKASFFERYQICRTENKYYSNFNVTVEYPFPISKAKLSHAISSLIRDNPILGCNFFGSTDNDYKDYVLKSIPITFDSVVEYTEFDVSSEFFEFLNTIYFEMNCTKPLWKLFIKDNRITICCNHGFFDGNGGAFFHKELFRLLENTTDDVEFKDILSKEVDLLPKSVMETCPLYKTPIWFLIRGVLQSWIPNWVKKLMSYCTYPNINKYPMFKNKPISLNQRTKYSVINLNNDTVSKMLAITRSTSTKLTPWLITIALQTFQEFHPNRSMSIAIPLNGRRYFDLDMFQVAVAQSSIDIEPITNPIATTNYITKHLQRDLDSRHPFYLVGFLKYINIGSFLKSKIGTHSRSTMEISNVGKMPLPCWFSQDNGFSSHLQFNVVSSPQGMNIVIGLLDLDVDSYTKAFLKRIMAVLDAHVD, encoded by the coding sequence ATGATAAGCTTACGTAAAGcttcattttttgaaagataTCAAATATGCCGTACTGAAAACAAGTATTATCTGAATTTTAATGTAACTGTTGAATACCCTTTCCCTATATCAAAAGCGAAATTATCCCATGCTATATCAAGTCTCATTAGAGATAATCCAATTCTAGGTTGCAATTTCTTTGGTAGCACCGACAATGATTATAAAGATTATGTATTGAAAAGTATCCCAATTACATTTGATTCTGTTGTTGAATATACGGAATTTGATGTGAGTCTGGAAttctttgaatttttaaacactatttattttgaaatgaaTTGCACCAAACCTTTAtggaaattatttattaaagaCAATAGAATAACTATTTGTTGCAACCATGGGTTTTTTGATGGTAATGGTGGAGCATTTTTCcataaagaattatttcGATTGTTGGAAAATACCActgatgatgttgaattCAAAGATATTTTGAGTAAAGAAGTGGATTTATTACCCAAATCAGTAATGGAGACTTGTCCCTTATACAAAACACCAATATGGTTTTTAATAAGAGGGGTTTTACAATCATGGATACCAAATTGGGTAAAAAAGTTGATGTCTTATTGCACTTATCCaaacatcaataaatatcctatgtttaaaaataaacctaTATCATTGAATCAACGTACAAAATATAGTGtaattaatttgaataatgatACAGTGTCAAAAATGTTGGCCATTACCAGATCCACATCAACAAAGTTAACTCCATGGCTCATCACCATTGCCTTACAGACATTCCAAGAGTTTCACCCCAATAGGTCAATGTCCATAGCGATTCCGTTAAATGGCAGACGATACTTTGATTTAGATATGTTTCAAGTTGCTGTAGCCCAAAGTAGTATAGATATAGAACCAATCACCAACCCAATTGCTACCACAAACTATATTACAAAACATTTACAACGCGATCTTGACTCTCGTCATCCATTTTATTTAGTTGGGTTTTTGAAATACATTAATATTGGATCTTTtcttaaatcaaaaatcgGTACCCATTCACGGTCAACCATGGAGATTTCGAATGTTGGGAAAATGCCATTGCCCTGCTGGTTCAGCCAAGATAATGGATTCCTGTCTCATTTGCAGTTCAACGTGGTCTCATCACCTCAAGGTATGAACATAGTGATAGGGCTTCTTGATTTAGACGTTGATAGTTATACCAAAGCGTTTTTAAAGCGCATAATGGCTGTTTTAGATGCGCATGTAgattaa